The Deinococcus sp. KNUC1210 nucleotide sequence GTTGCGCCACGCACGGCGCAGGCAAATCAGGGCGGAAGTAGCGCTTCCCGGTCGGCGGCTTCGGCTGCCCCGGCTCCCTCCTCGGCGTCGGCCCCTGCTGCCCCGTTGCCCCCGGCGCGTCCTTCAGCCCGGACTCTGCCGCCTGCCGTTCCGCTCCCCGCGGCTGGCGGGGTACGGCTGTCTCAGCCGGTGTCGTCGTTGCCCAGGCGCGAAAACCTGCCCACGAATGCCAGTGGAGACAGTGTGCCCGAAGAGAGTGCCGCCAGGGGAGACACGGTGGCGAGTGAGGATGCGGTGGCCGCTGCCCCCACCACGGCTGCCCCCGACGCCGTTTCCAGCGAAACACCGAGCAGTACGCCGACCGAGGCCCGCACGCCCGCCGCCGAACCGGACGTTACGCCCACCCCCCTGCCCGAAGCGTCACGCAGTTCGCAGCAGCAGACCGGGACCCCCGCCGAGGCTGCCCCCGAGGTTGCCAGAGGAGCGGGTGTGGCCCAGACCGCCGACACCGCGCCCGAGGTGGCCCGCTCGCCCAGCGGTGTCCTTCCTCAGGCAACGCAACAGGCCGACACCAGCGCACGCGGCGGCGGCAGTGCCGGGGCAGGGCAGGCCGTGCAGCCGGAAGCGGGGCGGGCCACCAGCAGCACGCCGCTGCCACAGGCCAGCGCCGAGGCCGGACGGACCACCCCGACGCCCCGCGTGCAGCCGGGCACGGCGGTGACGTCCGACGCCCCCGCGCCTTCCCGAAGCTCCGCCTCCACTCAGGCCGCAGAACCGGTGCAGGCACCTGCACCCACCCGCACGCCTGCTACGGCTGCTCAGGCACAGGACGATGCGCCGACCGCCCCCACTTCCACGACGGCGCGGGGCAGCGGGGCAGGGAAGGGCAGCACCGCGAGTCAGGACGACACGCCCGCGACCGATCCCGCACGCGGCAGCGGGGCAACGACGTCGGTGGCCGCCACACCCGACGCGCCTGCCGCCACCCGGCCCGCCACTGCTGCCACGACGCCCGATACCGCCAGCAGCGACGCGCCCGCGCCTGCCACCGCCAGAACGCCCGCACCGAGCACGAACGACACAGCCGCCGACGCGCCAGTCGGCGGGCGCACGGCGTCTCCGGCGACAGGGGCGGGGCCGGGCACATCCGAGACACCGAGCGACACGGTTGCCAGCGGGCGCGGCTCGCTTCCCGGCAGCGGGGCGGGCGGCAGCGGTTCTGCCGCGACTCCCGAAACTGGCCGCGCAGGCAGCGGGGCAGGTGGCAGCGGCACGGCTGATTCGGGCAGTGGCAGCGGCGACACTGGCACCGCCGCAACAGGCCGGGGCAACGGGCAGTCTGGCAGTGGCAACGGCAGCAGCGGCACCGCCGAGACGGGCCGGGGCAACGGTCAGGCAGGCAGCGGGAACGGCAGCGGCAGCGCGAGCGGCGATGGCAGCGCCGACAGCGGGCGCGGCAGTTCCGCTTCGGGAACGGCAGCAGGCAATGAAGCCCGCATCGGGCTCTGCACCGTCGCTGTCGATGTCCGGGGTCTGAGCGTCACCGTGGCAGGAAAGCCCTACTCGCTGGAGCGGGCGCAGTCGAGCTTCGTCTTCGATGAAAGCGGCGCGCAGCTCTGGCCCGATGCCGCGCTGGTCAAGGGCGTGAGTTCCAACCTCGTCAATGAGGGCAATTTGCAGAGCTACGTGACGAACGACGCGGCGCTCTCGGCCTTTCCGAAGCTGACCCGCGTGAAGGCGACACGGGTGCAGGCCACCAAATTCAGCCCGGCTTCCAATTACATCACCGACGCGGTGCTCGATGCGGGCGCTGCCGCACGCTTCAAGGCTGCCGGTACAGCCTGCAAGGTGGTCTATCTGAAGGACTGATCGCCGCACCCTGCGCCGTCAGTTTTGCATCATTCGCGTCTGCTCAACTTGTTCGGAAAGCATGTTGTTATCGGCCTTTTCCCTCCCGCTTCTCATGAGGTGAACCAATGCGACCAATCCTGTTTCTTGCCCTGAGTCTGATGACCGCCGCTCCCGCCCTGGCCTGGATTCCCAAGCTCGACGACACCACCGCCCGCGCCGTGATCGACGGGGCGTATGGACGGCAGGACGCTCCGCCTACCTATCTGAATATCGATCTGAGCGTGGACAACGGCAAATTCAAATCCGACGGCGCGGTGAAGGCGTTTGACGGTGGCGACGCCTGCGTGTCCGGCTGGCTGAGTGCGCCCACGGCCTATGACAAGTCGGGAAGCCGCCCGACCTCGCTCACGCTCAGTGGACAGGCCGATCAGCTCGCCTTTCAGGCCGCGACGGCCCGCGACAACTTCAAGAGCCTGACCGCCGAAGATGCTCTGAAGGACGCCACCAGCCGCATGCCAGACGGTCAGATCCGCCTCGATCTGATGGTGGCAGGCCTGAAAGACCAGAAGCAGCGTTCGGCCTATCTGGTACGCCTGAAGGGGCCAGACGGCAAGCTGATCGCTCCGGTCAAGGCCAGTTACGTCAACGACTGGAAAGCCGATGCCAGCGGCAGATTCGGCGGCACGCTGGTGTACTATTTCGAGCCGACCAAGGCGGGCATCAACGCCAACGACAAGGTCGATATCCTGATCCGTACCGAGGCGTCGAGCAACTGCGCGTATGCCGTGAATTTCGATCTGGGCCAGTTCTACTGAGTTCAGAGCCGCCGTCTTCACGACAGCGCAGCGGGCAGCCTTTGACCGGGCTGCCCGCTGCGCTGTCGTGCTTATCAGTTGCCGGTGATGGCCTTGTAGGGGTTGACCAGACCGTATCCGTAGGAGTTGTCCTTGCCTGCTGGTCCCAGGTCGGTGGCGGTGCTGGTCAGCAGCGACGTGAGCTGCGTGGGCGTCAGGGTGGGTTTGGCGGCCCAGACCACGGCAGCGGCGGCACTGACGTGCGGCGTGGCCATGCTGGTCCCGTTGTCAAAGTCGTAATCGGTGCCGCTGTTGATCGAGACGGTGCCGGTGGTGGGCAGCTTGGCCCGAAGTGCCAGTCCGTCGTTCTTCGACAGACCAACCGCCGGAATGGGGTACGACGTGTTGAGCGCCATGGTGCCGGGTGCGTCGTGGGTCGTGGTGGTGTTGTAGATCATCACGGCGATGGCTCCGCTGCCGTAAGCGTTGGAGATTTTCTCCTCGTAGTTACAGTTGCCACGGGAGATCAGGGCGATGTTGCCGTTCAGGGCAGGATTCCGAACACCTGTGCCGCAGAACTCGTTGTTGGTGCCACCCGCCGCCACGATGGTGCCGCTCACGTTCCCGGTGGTGAGAGGGTCGGTCGAACTGATATCGCTGAACGCGGGCAGGCCGGTGGCGCTGGCCTTCATGTATGTTCCCTGTCCCAGCGGGCGGGTGCTCAGAATGTTCACGCCGGGGCCGACCAGCGCGACTTTGCTTCCGGGATTGCTGAAGACGGCGATCTGGCTGTTTACATCGACCGCGCCCACCGCGAGAACGTTGGTATAGGCTGCCGGATAGCTCACCGTGGTTCCCCAGTTGCCGCTGGCTGCCACGATCATGGCGCCCGCGTTGTAGGCCGCTGTGTAGGCACGCTGCTCGGTGGTGCTGAAACTGCCGCCGCTCAGCGACATGCTGATGACCACATGGTTCTCGGTGCCGCCCTTACTTTTGAGCTGAGCAGTACACCAGTTGACCCCGTTGATGATGTCGCTGGTAAAACCATTGCCGTTATCGTCCAGAACGCGGGCCATATATAGATTGACGCCGCTTGCCACGCCGCCCACACCGTTGACGTTCATTCCGCTGCCCAGATGGGTGCTTCCGATACCGTACTGTGCTGCCACCGTTCCCGCCACGTGCGTGCCGT carries:
- a CDS encoding S8 family serine peptidase, encoding MNPRRVRSCLLIGLSLTLAACAQSTTSSPAVPLAAATDSSIQTDPVESGAYLIGFRQSPTTIGTQSLGVLSVSAQALTVQAAGGTVKTQFVDIAALAAHLTPAAVAALKADPNVEYVEPDYRKHALDLAPTPAAAGVQSQAISTQAVLGTASGETTWGDAALRVPALRAAGYTGAGVAVCITDTGIDGNQPEFTGRLRGYRNFTAEIGRDSAYSLNDVHQHGTHVAGTVAAQYGIGSTHLGSGMNVNGVGGVASGVNLYMARVLDDNGNGFTSDIINGVNWCTAQLKSKGGTENHVVISMSLSGGSFSTTEQRAYTAAYNAGAMIVAASGNWGTTVSYPAAYTNVLAVGAVDVNSQIAVFSNPGSKVALVGPGVNILSTRPLGQGTYMKASATGLPAFSDISSTDPLTTGNVSGTIVAAGGTNNEFCGTGVRNPALNGNIALISRGNCNYEEKISNAYGSGAIAVMIYNTTTTHDAPGTMALNTSYPIPAVGLSKNDGLALRAKLPTTGTVSINSGTDYDFDNGTSMATPHVSAAAAVVWAAKPTLTPTQLTSLLTSTATDLGPAGKDNSYGYGLVNPYKAITGN